The following proteins are co-located in the Patescibacteria group bacterium genome:
- a CDS encoding rhodanese-related sulfurtransferase: MRKLANHLSHEQALAKLAQETAPRQTLSFYRYVIVEEPEKLRDELFVSWTELGVLGRVYVSREGINAQISLPKPNVEKFRALIDASPYFANVPFKYAIEEPTIAFWKLAIKVKRQIVADNLPADTYDITNVGKHLNAVQFHEEMNNGATVVDMRNKYESDIGHFDGAVTPNSQTFGEELQEVINTLADKKDEKILLYCTGGIRCEKASAFLKHHGFADVNQLYGGIINYKHEIEEQGLASKFIGKNYVFDGRGAEKVTDDVIGKCFNCASPADTYTNCPNDMCHALFIQCANCATSLLGACSDECRQIVALPMDERVKLRKGQKATLKVLSSLSQS, encoded by the coding sequence ATGCGTAAACTCGCAAACCACTTGAGCCACGAGCAGGCTCTGGCGAAATTAGCCCAAGAAACTGCCCCGCGGCAGACGCTTTCGTTTTACCGCTACGTGATTGTCGAGGAACCAGAGAAACTGCGTGATGAGCTTTTTGTTTCGTGGACGGAACTCGGTGTTCTTGGTCGAGTGTACGTGTCACGCGAGGGCATCAACGCTCAAATTAGTTTACCGAAGCCAAATGTCGAAAAGTTCCGCGCGTTGATCGACGCATCACCATACTTCGCAAACGTGCCATTCAAGTATGCGATCGAGGAACCAACAATCGCCTTCTGGAAACTCGCAATCAAAGTTAAACGACAAATTGTAGCCGACAATCTCCCGGCGGATACTTACGACATCACAAATGTCGGTAAACATTTGAATGCCGTCCAGTTTCACGAAGAGATGAACAACGGCGCCACAGTCGTCGACATGCGTAACAAGTACGAGAGCGACATTGGTCACTTTGACGGCGCGGTCACACCCAACTCACAAACCTTCGGAGAAGAACTACAGGAAGTGATCAATACACTCGCTGATAAAAAAGACGAAAAGATTTTGCTTTATTGCACGGGCGGTATTCGTTGTGAAAAAGCGAGCGCCTTTTTGAAACATCATGGCTTTGCGGACGTAAACCAGCTCTACGGCGGCATCATTAACTACAAGCACGAGATTGAAGAACAAGGACTCGCGTCCAAGTTCATCGGTAAGAATTATGTGTTTGACGGTCGCGGCGCTGAGAAAGTGACGGACGACGTGATTGGCAAATGTTTTAACTGCGCCTCCCCCGCTGATACTTACACCAACTGCCCTAATGACATGTGTCATGCGCTATTTATTCAATGCGCCAATTGCGCGACCTCTCTGCTCGGCGCTTGTTCAGACGAGTGTCGACAAATAGTCGCGTTGCCCATGGACGAACGCGTCAAACTCCGCAAAGGCCAAAAAGCTACGCTTAAAGTCCTATCTTCACTGTCTCAAAGCTAA